From Triticum aestivum cultivar Chinese Spring chromosome 4A, IWGSC CS RefSeq v2.1, whole genome shotgun sequence, a single genomic window includes:
- the LOC123081641 gene encoding uncharacterized protein isoform X2: MTASTPRITTESIEHTVYQPFCKVHNLLATEERDDAHYSFLQVKKGYVLITRMESITSYKNQYGQHRSGTQEQLGTHVAANDMCALDEWPSHARRNRAQLWNESDGQNKKGRGVLFVFRTKHLKRFKTKKMKLKVQFPVNIEAIFSRPHRKALRNATHHSLMGMDTWPNHQVVLKRIKSQFEEQARATAEIQKVNSELSHQVTKLQDQLQAERESTQERINFERAERENLEESLKEERADMERLLEEERRSTLKFEKNMMAKFAQLSQQTQTHQTASTTGTLGTRHNVIAPNTLIQAATIRMFRAMDPKIN, from the exons ATGACGGCGTCGACACCGCGGATCACAACGGAGTCCATTGAACATACAGTCTATCAG CCTTTCTGCAAGGTACACAACTTGCTCGCTACAGAGGAAAGAGATGATGCACATTACTCCTTTCTGCAAG TAAAGAAAGGATATGTTCTCATAACAAGGATGGAAAGTATAACGTCCTACAAAAACCAATATGGACAACACAGATCTG GAACTCAAGAACAACTTGGTACTCATGTAGCTGCTAATGACATGTGTGCACTGGATGAATGGCCATCCCATGCTCGCCGCAACCGTGCACAACTATGGAATG AAAGTGATGGACAGAATAAGAAAGGGCGAGGTGTACTTTTCGTATTTAGGACAAAGCATTTAAAGAGGTTCAAAACAAAGAAAATGAAACTGAAGGTCCAGTTTCCAGTGAACATAGAAGCAATATTTTCCAGACCGCATAGAAAGGCACTCCGCAATGCAACTCATCACAGCCTCATGGGTATGGATACATGGCCAAACCACCAAGTGGTTCTGAAAAGGATTAAATCACAATTTGAAGAGCAAGCACGTGCTACAGCAGAGATCCAAAAGGTAAACTCTGAGCTCAGCCATCAGGTCACCAAATTACAAGATCAATTACAAGCTGAACGTGAAAGCACACAAGAGAGGATTAACTTCGAGCGTGCTgagagagaaaaccttgaggagaGCTTAAAAGAAGAGCGTGCTGATATGGAAAGATTGTTGGAAGAGGAGCGAAGATCAACATTGAAATTTGAGAAAAACATGATGGCAAAGTTTGCACAGTTATCCCAACAGACGCAAACACATCAG ACCGCTAGTACTACTGGGACTCTTGGTACAAGGCACAATGTAATTGCTCCCAATACGCTCATACAAGCTGCAACAATTCGAATGTTTCGAGCAATG GATCCAAAGATTAACTAG
- the LOC123081641 gene encoding uncharacterized protein isoform X1, with the protein MTASTPRITTESIEHTVYQPFCKVHNLLATEERDDAHYSFLQVKKGYVLITRMESITSYKNQYGQHRSGTQEQLGTHVAANDMCALDEWPSHARRNRAQLWNESDGQNKKGRGVLFVFRTKHLKRFKTKKMKLKVQFPVNIEAIFSRPHRKALRNATHHSLMGMDTWPNHQVVLKRIKSQFEEQARATAEIQKVNSELSHQVTKLQDQLQAERESTQERINFERAERENLEESLKEERADMERLLEEERRSTLKFEKNMMAKFAQLSQQTQTHQTASTTGTLGTRHNVIAPNTLIQAATIRMFRAMVSGSKD; encoded by the exons ATGACGGCGTCGACACCGCGGATCACAACGGAGTCCATTGAACATACAGTCTATCAG CCTTTCTGCAAGGTACACAACTTGCTCGCTACAGAGGAAAGAGATGATGCACATTACTCCTTTCTGCAAG TAAAGAAAGGATATGTTCTCATAACAAGGATGGAAAGTATAACGTCCTACAAAAACCAATATGGACAACACAGATCTG GAACTCAAGAACAACTTGGTACTCATGTAGCTGCTAATGACATGTGTGCACTGGATGAATGGCCATCCCATGCTCGCCGCAACCGTGCACAACTATGGAATG AAAGTGATGGACAGAATAAGAAAGGGCGAGGTGTACTTTTCGTATTTAGGACAAAGCATTTAAAGAGGTTCAAAACAAAGAAAATGAAACTGAAGGTCCAGTTTCCAGTGAACATAGAAGCAATATTTTCCAGACCGCATAGAAAGGCACTCCGCAATGCAACTCATCACAGCCTCATGGGTATGGATACATGGCCAAACCACCAAGTGGTTCTGAAAAGGATTAAATCACAATTTGAAGAGCAAGCACGTGCTACAGCAGAGATCCAAAAGGTAAACTCTGAGCTCAGCCATCAGGTCACCAAATTACAAGATCAATTACAAGCTGAACGTGAAAGCACACAAGAGAGGATTAACTTCGAGCGTGCTgagagagaaaaccttgaggagaGCTTAAAAGAAGAGCGTGCTGATATGGAAAGATTGTTGGAAGAGGAGCGAAGATCAACATTGAAATTTGAGAAAAACATGATGGCAAAGTTTGCACAGTTATCCCAACAGACGCAAACACATCAG ACCGCTAGTACTACTGGGACTCTTGGTACAAGGCACAATGTAATTGCTCCCAATACGCTCATACAAGCTGCAACAATTCGAATGTTTCGAGCAATGGTAAGTG GATCCAAAGATTAA
- the LOC123081641 gene encoding uncharacterized protein isoform X3, which produces MTASTPRITTESIEHTVYQVHNLLATEERDDAHYSFLQVKKGYVLITRMESITSYKNQYGQHRSGTQEQLGTHVAANDMCALDEWPSHARRNRAQLWNESDGQNKKGRGVLFVFRTKHLKRFKTKKMKLKVQFPVNIEAIFSRPHRKALRNATHHSLMGMDTWPNHQVVLKRIKSQFEEQARATAEIQKVNSELSHQVTKLQDQLQAERESTQERINFERAERENLEESLKEERADMERLLEEERRSTLKFEKNMMAKFAQLSQQTQTHQTASTTGTLGTRHNVIAPNTLIQAATIRMFRAMVSGSKD; this is translated from the exons ATGACGGCGTCGACACCGCGGATCACAACGGAGTCCATTGAACATACAGTCTATCAG GTACACAACTTGCTCGCTACAGAGGAAAGAGATGATGCACATTACTCCTTTCTGCAAG TAAAGAAAGGATATGTTCTCATAACAAGGATGGAAAGTATAACGTCCTACAAAAACCAATATGGACAACACAGATCTG GAACTCAAGAACAACTTGGTACTCATGTAGCTGCTAATGACATGTGTGCACTGGATGAATGGCCATCCCATGCTCGCCGCAACCGTGCACAACTATGGAATG AAAGTGATGGACAGAATAAGAAAGGGCGAGGTGTACTTTTCGTATTTAGGACAAAGCATTTAAAGAGGTTCAAAACAAAGAAAATGAAACTGAAGGTCCAGTTTCCAGTGAACATAGAAGCAATATTTTCCAGACCGCATAGAAAGGCACTCCGCAATGCAACTCATCACAGCCTCATGGGTATGGATACATGGCCAAACCACCAAGTGGTTCTGAAAAGGATTAAATCACAATTTGAAGAGCAAGCACGTGCTACAGCAGAGATCCAAAAGGTAAACTCTGAGCTCAGCCATCAGGTCACCAAATTACAAGATCAATTACAAGCTGAACGTGAAAGCACACAAGAGAGGATTAACTTCGAGCGTGCTgagagagaaaaccttgaggagaGCTTAAAAGAAGAGCGTGCTGATATGGAAAGATTGTTGGAAGAGGAGCGAAGATCAACATTGAAATTTGAGAAAAACATGATGGCAAAGTTTGCACAGTTATCCCAACAGACGCAAACACATCAG ACCGCTAGTACTACTGGGACTCTTGGTACAAGGCACAATGTAATTGCTCCCAATACGCTCATACAAGCTGCAACAATTCGAATGTTTCGAGCAATGGTAAGTG GATCCAAAGATTAA
- the LOC123081641 gene encoding uncharacterized protein isoform X4 has translation MESITSYKNQYGQHRSGTQEQLGTHVAANDMCALDEWPSHARRNRAQLWNESDGQNKKGRGVLFVFRTKHLKRFKTKKMKLKVQFPVNIEAIFSRPHRKALRNATHHSLMGMDTWPNHQVVLKRIKSQFEEQARATAEIQKVNSELSHQVTKLQDQLQAERESTQERINFERAERENLEESLKEERADMERLLEEERRSTLKFEKNMMAKFAQLSQQTQTHQTASTTGTLGTRHNVIAPNTLIQAATIRMFRAMVSGSKD, from the exons ATGGAAAGTATAACGTCCTACAAAAACCAATATGGACAACACAGATCTG GAACTCAAGAACAACTTGGTACTCATGTAGCTGCTAATGACATGTGTGCACTGGATGAATGGCCATCCCATGCTCGCCGCAACCGTGCACAACTATGGAATG AAAGTGATGGACAGAATAAGAAAGGGCGAGGTGTACTTTTCGTATTTAGGACAAAGCATTTAAAGAGGTTCAAAACAAAGAAAATGAAACTGAAGGTCCAGTTTCCAGTGAACATAGAAGCAATATTTTCCAGACCGCATAGAAAGGCACTCCGCAATGCAACTCATCACAGCCTCATGGGTATGGATACATGGCCAAACCACCAAGTGGTTCTGAAAAGGATTAAATCACAATTTGAAGAGCAAGCACGTGCTACAGCAGAGATCCAAAAGGTAAACTCTGAGCTCAGCCATCAGGTCACCAAATTACAAGATCAATTACAAGCTGAACGTGAAAGCACACAAGAGAGGATTAACTTCGAGCGTGCTgagagagaaaaccttgaggagaGCTTAAAAGAAGAGCGTGCTGATATGGAAAGATTGTTGGAAGAGGAGCGAAGATCAACATTGAAATTTGAGAAAAACATGATGGCAAAGTTTGCACAGTTATCCCAACAGACGCAAACACATCAG ACCGCTAGTACTACTGGGACTCTTGGTACAAGGCACAATGTAATTGCTCCCAATACGCTCATACAAGCTGCAACAATTCGAATGTTTCGAGCAATGGTAAGTG GATCCAAAGATTAA